A window of the Lactuca sativa cultivar Salinas chromosome 7, Lsat_Salinas_v11, whole genome shotgun sequence genome harbors these coding sequences:
- the LOC111898487 gene encoding uncharacterized protein LOC111898487 — MTTTLAQIRNGDNREGDGQGTGSINQGTNQGTVRTCTYKDFTNANPRTFNGTGGVITLKRWIEKVESVFEICGCPDESKVKFAACTFVDQALSWWNGHIEAMTLPVANAIPWEELKDMLLAEYYPWGEIQKLEQELWNLTVQNSDIDTYITRFSELSLLCPGMITSEGKKIERFIWGLTAQIQGM; from the coding sequence ATGACTACAACGCTTGCGCAAATTCGCAACGGGGACAACAGGGAAGGCGACGGACAGGGAACCGGAAGCATAAATCAAGGAACAAACCAAGGAACCGTAAGAActtgcacctacaaggatttcaccaacgccAACCCTCGAACCTTCAATGGGACAGGAGGCGTAATAACCTTGAAAcgatggattgagaaggtggaatcagtgTTTGAAATTTGCGGATGTCCGGATGAGTCTAAGGTCAAGTTTGCGGCCTGCACGTTTGTTGATCAAGCCCTctcctggtggaatggtcacatagagGCCATGACGCTCCCGGTGGCGAATGCGATACCATGGGAGGAACTTAAGGATATGTTGTTAGCTGAGTACTATCCCTGGGGtgaaattcagaaattggaacaaGAATTGTGGAACCTCACGGTTCAAAACTCTGACATTGATACGTACATAACAAGGTTTAGTGAGCTTTCTCTTTTGTGTCCCGGAATGATCACATCtgaagggaagaagatcgagagatttATTTGGGGGTTGACCGCGCAAATCCAAGGAATGTAA